In the genome of Lactuca sativa cultivar Salinas chromosome 3, Lsat_Salinas_v11, whole genome shotgun sequence, the window GATAATACTCTTGTCTATACCTATCATATCTCCGTGTTTCTATGCGAATATCTTGCTCCTGGTTCGAAGGAATCTTAATAGGTCTTGCTTGATCTGCTCAGgtattgaggatcctatgaggaTCTTGGCTTTAGGATGCTCGATGTCTTGGGTTACTTCTTTGACATTTGCTTACTTTGTTTCTTGAACATGTCGTGCCCCCTGCCTTAATTGCTATGCTTTCTGGGGTATGGTCGTAGGCTTCATggaatttttataatatttttaatttcgATTCCtattgatctaccatgatcttgATCGTTCCCCAAGGAGTGGGCATTTTTATTCATTGTTGATATGTTGATGGAACCGCTTTCATTTCGTGGATCCATGGCCTACCTAAAATCACATTATAAGACGATAAAGTGTCACATAAATTTTGTATAGAGTTTACCCCCTCTATGTATATTGGTAGCCTTATCTCCCCGATAGTGTGTTTTTTCTCCTTACTAAATCTCTGTGAGGATCGAGGATCTTTTGATTATCTTCGATTTTGGGATGTTCATCCTTTTTAGTGCGTCTGGGATCACGATGTTGATCCTCCATCAACTAGGACCCTGTTGACAAAGTGGTTGGCTATATATAGTGTTATCACGAGTCCGTCATGGTGAGAATCCTGGACTCCTTCCCTATCTGTCTCGTCAAACATGATCTCCTTTTCATTGCTAACCATGATATTCTTTCATGGTTTATCCTCCTTCTCTCTTTTAGAGACCTTGACGTGTCTTTTAACTTGAGAATAAGATGTACCACAAATGTTAGGTCCGGTTGAGATAACATTAATTATCTTGGCGTTTGGAGGTGGGATCCTTGTTTCTCCGGGATCTTATAACCATCCTGGTTGTTCTCCTTtgatttttctttctttctcttgagGATCTCTTTAAGATCCTTGCTAAGGAGGTAACTGATTTCCTTTCTTAGTGCTATGCAATCTTCTATCATGTGAACGAAATCTTCATGGTAAGCATACCATTTAGACTTGTCTTTCCAAGTGGCGGACTTGTTATCCTTCTTTGACCATCTCGCTTTGTCTTCGAGATCCTGCATGGCATGGATTAATCCTGAAACATCCATAGAAAAGCAATAGTTAGTGATATTTGGAAGCTACTCTTCCCCTCCTTCATCTTTGAGAGTATTAACCCTATGATGATCCGGTTTGGAGTAGGGTTTTGATTTATAGGATCTTGGGGCCGAGGATTTAGCCTTCCAATTGGGATTCTCATATTGACTTGAAGGGTTGCTTCTCTTCTGGATTTTGTTATCCGTTTCAAGCCTTATGAAACTCAATGCTCGACATCCCACTCTTGCATGGGATCATCACAAGGTCTTCATAGAAGGGTGAATCCTTCCTTAGTCCCATCTTGAAGACCTCTACAAAAGTGGCTATGTCGATGTTGGGGATGCTTAGATCTTCCCTGCCAAACGTATTAACAGAATCCATAGGTCGTTCCTTAGGATCCTGAACATCctgatatagatcactagtgatcttctcAAAGGTTCTGCTGCAAGAAAACTGGTTATTGAAAAATATTTATTAGGTGTGCAAATGAAGTAATGGAATAGGGAGGAACGTTCATCAACCATTTGAGGGCTGATCCTGTGAGGTTCGAACCGAAGCATTTGCAAAAGCAAGCTTCCTTCAAATGTACTGGGATGGGAATGATGTCCGTCCTTTCTCAGTATTGTGCGATGTGCTCTTCAGGATCCGTAGTTCCATCGTAAGGCTTCATGCTAGGAGTTTGGAAGCGCTTAGGAACTTCGGTATCGGCTATCGCAAGAGAAAGTCTCATGATCCTATGACTTATAGGAGATGCTTCTGGTATGGGTTAGACTACTCCGGGTACGTTTGAGATCATCTGCCTCAATTGTTGAAGCTCCCTAGCCATTTTGGGCTTATTCCTACATTAACATTCATGGAGTTAGTATTACTCTTTAAGATGTTAGTAGAATCAAGGATTTTAGGAGTATTGAAATGCTCATTGAGATCATTGGTCATAGATGCTTGGTTGCTCATAGTTTCCCCCCAGGGTGATGCAATAGTAGCAAGAGCTTATTCTTCGGCAGAATTcctgaggatcctggattgtcGAAATTCAGGATCCTTGGTTGCACAACCGTGGGCACCGTTTCTTGGgatttctaaaatttttccttcATCTGCTCTACTTCTCTATGCAATGTTATGTTTTCATCTTTCTGTTGGGTTATCTGTTGCGTCATTTTCTTCATCATAGTGAAGACTTCAACGGTAGTAACTGGAGCAGTCATATCTTGTAGCCCTGAAGATCCCAGACTTCCTTAGTTAGTGACCTGAGGGGTGTTTCTCTTGGGAGCATCATGCATTTTCCTTTCACTAAGAGGTCTAATTGGAGGAGGCGGTAGGTTTTTGGTTGGAATGGAAGGAGCAGAGGACGAAGAAAGGATCGGTTGCGTAGACATGATTTTTTAAGGATCTTGAACACCACGGTGCCACGGTGGCccccaaattgttttggtcaaaaattacatAGGTACTAATAacccaaattgaatgagagtatgTGATGTTCGAGTTGTGCAATAGTCAATGATAAAGAGAATGTCATAGTGGTTTACAAGGAAATCACTTGAACCTTGCTAGGATCTCTGACACAataccttgggaggtgataatgatcacctgccttgaagATTTTATTAATGTATAATGGTGATTACACAAAATATTTCAGTAAGATCATGTGAAAAAATTCGTAAAGTAAGATCAGAGTAGAAAAAACAGTGTGTTGTGTGCGAGGTATAAGTTTCAATTTATTCTCTAAACTAGCCAACAAGATGTTCAGTATTTCCGGGATCCTCCATGACCAGCTTCACGAACGTTATTTGACTTGGTATTTTGGGTCTTTAGCATAATTGACATGAAAATCTGTTGGGAATAAGTCTCCTCTTGTCTATTTATGCACATGTTTTAAATTAAGAACAAAATATAACcattataaatattaataaataacaataacGGTTATAGTCAGGATCCTGAGATGGTTGAGGATCCTAAATACCCAGTGAGGGTTGAGGATCCAGAAGGCTTTGAGGATTCTGGTCCTAACACTGTTGTTCTTCAGCAGCTTGCCTTGGCTGAGGTTCTTTGTCTCCCCTTTGTTTCGGAACAGCTTCGCTTTCCGAAACACCATCGATTTGATTAAGCAATGCAACCAGTTGAAGCTTGTTGGATAGTTGTTTTTGAACTGAGACAATGAAGAAAGAGTGACATGTCTCAACAAGTGTCATCAGATATTGATTGATTTCCGTAACATAACTTTTCACAATTGTCTTCTTATTCTCAAGATCATCAATATTCTTGGAAGCATTCTTCATTTTGACATAAAGGACCTTGGACTTTTGAGTTTTTTTAGCCAACCCGTCCATTATCTTGTATTTTGCTGCCAAGTCCAATTGCAGCTTCTCAATCTTGGAAATAACAGAGGAAGTGGGTTCAACATTCTCCACTCTGAAACATACAAGAGAGAGTGCCTCCTTCTCAGCTTGTAGAGAGGTGTGAAATTCGTCGATTACTTTTTCATGGTTTCGGTATTTTTTTAAAGGAGCTTCTAAATTCAACCATAAAGGAAGTCACCTCCACAGATAGTTTTTTGATGTCACACCCTCAaacaagaacggcagaaacgtctgggagcggatgacttcatgtacaatatcgtaacaattgaataatagataTCAAAACATTTTCACCACTGTATTGAATATTTAGTAAGTTTACAATGTGCTCAAAAACATTGTTTACATGATATCAAATGCATATGACAAAAATGAATAACGTGATGCAAGATGCACGTCCTCCAAAAATGCTTGTGGTTAactgtttactgatttcctgagaatacaagtgattttgaaaagtgtcaacaattaagttggtgagttcataagcattttgtatgagaAGGATTTGTACATGTTTTGAGTAAAAAGGTAGTGTatacttccagaaaatccgatattttctttatgaATGAGATGTaagtcttaaatcccaagactAAAAATTGTAAGTAACGCTGTAATGAAAATGGTGTTAtgaagttttatctttatataaaactaaTTTAATGTATGTGAACCTCTACATCAAATTTGGTGTCAATatcctatgtgagttattataaccatactaatgcaaCTAGTTGCCTAAACGACGTTCATCAAGTGTCTAAACTGtttacgacatttgtcaccctagactaacCGGTCTAACTATATctaacaactgaggtgtggggttgtcaatcccgtatagatcaatACACAAGTGTCAAGCTCACCgtacaagagactttggttataatgcAGGTCTTAGTTTTGTACTCCGGTAGGTATGGTGAAGCCAAATGTCTCACAACCAGTATCAAACAATTTACGTGAACTGAAAACTCCAGTTTCTTGAAAATGAAATAactatacctttaaataattatatgtttcttCTGAAATGATATTGTAGTTTTGTGACTCCCAAACTATACGaattatagtttatcttgttTGTTTGTTGAGACTATTTATATAATCCTTTATATAAATACAAAGTTGTTATCTTGTCCAGTGTCAAAATGTATGGTCAAAACATTTATATTTTTGGGTGGTAACCCACAAAATAGTAAAATAACTAGAATGTACTTCTTGTTGTTAGAAAAGCTATATTTTGGTAAACAAAACTTCCAAAAACCTTGTAGTTTTACAAATCATAATTTTTCTTATGATTTTGTAACATAGATTATGCTTTGTTTTTGTTAGTTTTGCACTTCAAAACTAATATATCACAATTTGCTGTATAAAAGCTAGTAGCAACCATAATCCTTGCAAATAATGCTTTGTATTTACCATAGAGATGAAATATGCAAGTATTTGTGTAAAAACTAAACTTTACTACTATTCCCCCCTATATACATGAAAAACtcgaaaatgtgggggtatgaactcactttgagtGGATTTGTGGGTTGTTTGGAGAGATGGTGTTATGATTTCCAAGCCTAAACTCTTGAATGGGGTTGATGAACTCTTTGAAGATGATATTACCCTAAGAGTTTTAACACAAAATATTGTGTGTAAATCTAATGAAACTAGTGTAAATGAgtgtaaaaacactagattagTGAGATAAACTTACCAAAATACTAAGAACAAGCTTGAGAATTTGATCTTGGAAGGTATTTGGTCTTTGTTCTTGAGAGAATATGGAGTAATTGGAAGTAGAAGGGAAATGGTGGGGGTTTTGGAAATGACTTCGTCCAAAGATAAGGGAAGATATTGATGGGATATTTACTTGGTTAACTGTTGGGTAATTGCGTGGATATATGTTGTATATTGTTTTGCATGGGAAAAGGGTGGAATATCTAATCATAAAGTCAACTTCTTATCTCTTTATTCCCACCGAAATCACCTTAGGATGGATCAATTTGGTGATTTCACCCAAGGCATGACTGAAATCACCTTGTCCCCCGTGTGATTTCGGTCCTAATCAGCCCACAATTGGTGTTTTCAGTCCTAGTGGTTTGGATCTTGGGTGTTTTTAGACTAGGCTTGTGATCTTGGCCCACCACAAACGTAATCCCATGTTATTGGGTCCCTAAAACCGAAATCTCAAAGGCATGGCATAAATCATGCATCAAATCCTAACTATTTTGACTTGGCTTGACTTTTCAGTGTTTATTACGAACATGATTTTAAATGTAtgtatatattcatatatatatatatatatatatatatatatatatatatatatatatatatatatatatatatacttatacaaACAATGCCCTTTTGGATTTCAAATTTTTATTGCAACAAGGTTATATTAAGGTTGTACTTATACATAGATACATTTTAAACCTTGCTTAACCCGAAAATTTTCAGTTGTCACATCGTCCCTCcgatagagggaattttgtcACGAAATTAGCATCTTGGACGGGTTCTTGCAACTAGCGGAAAAGTTGCGGGTAtttatgtttcatttgatcttctcgttccgaagtgaatttgggtccttgcttggcattccaacggaccttcactattggtattcggctttgtttcgttctctTGATTTCCTTGTCCATGATTTCCATAGGCTCCTCTATGAAGAGTAGACTCTCGTTTACCTCAATTTCAATGAGTGGGACtacaagggtttcatcggatagacacttctttaggttggacacgtggaaggtggGATATTTGTTAATAAGTTATatgggtagtcggagtttgtaagctacagggtgaTTCTAGAAAGAATTTCAAATGGaccgatataccttggatttagctttccacggtTGCCAAAACATATCACTACCTTCCAAGgggagaccttcaacagaacgcggtcaccaacctagaattccaagggtttttgtcgcttatcagcataacacttttgCCGATCCTGGGATGCCTTAAATCATTcgcgaatctgaacgatcttttcagtagtttctcgtatgatctcCGGGCCGGTGAGTGTGCTATCAGACACTCGATTTCTTTCTAGTTGCATGTGACCTATCTCAGCCTATCACAGAGTGGATCTGCACTAGTGTTCGTAGAGGGCTTTAAATGGCGCGACCTccatgctagtgtgatagctattattgtaggagaattcaacgagtggtaagtgggtatcctagtccttaccaaagtctatcacacatgctctcaacatgtcttccaacatTTGAATGGTCCTTTCGCTATGATCGTCTGTTTGAGGGTGATAAGTTGTATTCATGTCGAGTTTGGTTCCTAAGGACttttggagtgattgccaaaaccgtgaggtgaacctactatctctttCAGAGATGACGGATATTGGCACCCCATGTAGTCGCACGATTTCTTTAATGTACGTCCtggttagcttctccatctttattggtaggaagtgtgcggatttggttaaacTGTCAatgatcacccagatggtgtcaagtccactcatcgtcttgggtaacttggttatgaagtccatggttatccactcctacttccactcgggtatgtcAGGTTGCTGAAGCAAacccgagggcttttgatattctaccttgaACTTGGCACAAGGCAGGAAATTGCCTATATAGGTAGGGATCTATGACTTCACGTTTGGCCACCAAAAAAGATTCTTTAGGTGCAGATACATCTTTTCAGAACCAGGATGAACGAAGTATTTTGTCTTGTGAGCCtcgttcatgacaacgtctctgtACCCGCTGAatctcggtgtccagattcgatccatgaagtaacgagCTTTATCACCCTTAACTGCtaagtttttatccattcccCACAATGCCTCACCTGAGACATTCTCGGGTTTCAGGGCTTCTAGATGTGCCTCCTTGTTCAGTGtggataggtgtgaatggatggtcatggttaatgaTTTTACACGGTGGCCCAAGTATTCTTTCCGGCTTAGGGATTTTGCTACTACGTTGTCCTTGcacagatgataacgaatttcgcatttgtAGTCTTTTAGCAGCTCAACCGATctttgttgtctcatgttgagctccttttgattgagaatgtgttgaaggctcttatgatctgtgaagatggtgcatttgGTACcttataggtagtgcctccagatcttttgGGCAAACACCAGTGCTCCTAGTTTGAGGTCGTGcatggtgtaattgacctcatgggtcttgagttgtcttgaggcataggcatttacctttcctcgttgcataagcACACATCTAAGGCCCtgtttggatgcatcacagtagaccacaatgTCTTCGGTTCCTTCTGGGAGAGACAAGATTGGAGCGCTGCTCATGGCTTGTTTAAGTGTTTTGAAGGCGACTTCTTGTTTATTCTCACAGCTGAATGTCACTCCCGTCTAAGTCAAGGTAGGGAGTGGCTTTGCAATcctggagaagttttgtatgaatcttcggtagtagacTGCAAGGCCCAAAAACTGGCGTATCTCCGTCATTATTCTTGGCGTTGCCCATTTTTGAACCGCCTTGACTTTGGAGGGGTCTACGTGTATCCCTTCCTTGCTGACTACGTGCCCCAAGAAATCTACTTTTCTAATCCATAACTTGCATTTCGAGAACATTGTGTACAACTTTTCTACCATTAATGTCTCCAAGACCTGtcgtagatgttgactatgttctccCTTACTTCGTGAGTAGattagtatgtcatcgatgaatactatcacaaatttatcgagATAAGGCCGGCACACATGGTTCactaagtccatgaacactgttggCGCATTAGTCAAGCCGAAGGGTATCACTTCAAACTCGTAGTGGTTGTAGAGTGTTCTGAATGTCGTCTTTGGATTCCTCCTGAATTCGCATCTGATGGTACCCCAAccttagatcaatctttgagaagtagctcgatgCTTGCAGTCGATCAAATAAGTCATCGATTCGCGGTAGGGGATAACAGTTTTTGATAGTGACCTTGTTCAAttctcggtagtctatgcacatgcggaaTGATTTGTCATTCTTTTTCGCAAACAAGACctgtgctccccaaggtgagaagctcggtctggtaaatcctttgctcaacagtgtaacgacccaattttcaaaagaaatttttttcatttttgaataaTGAAAAGATTTCCAATAAGCCAGGAAATCTCAAGaacatttgttttcaaattcataacatcaACCATTTTATTATAAATATCAGAGTTTCCCATAAAAACGCCTGAGAAAGTGCATGCTGCGCCATCAGGCATttcccttgcccttaggctcagaagtTCCTGAAACAAACAAACGAAttataagctaatgcttagtgagttcccctaagcATAGCCACAAAATCCACTTAATAACATAATCCAtactagctataaaagctacacaaaCCAAATAATCCATGCATATAAATATATAGGGAAGCCATGGAAACCATTCGAGGTCTTACACCAAGTGCCACTTgaaacccccacgtggtctttgCTTGCCACCactggaacccccacatggtcttggaTCACTGTCATGGGAATCTCCACACAGTCTACCCTAATCATAGAAATATTATACAAACTAAACATGTAAACATACTAGGAAGccgtggaaaccctccaaggacttATACCCAATACCAAAGGAACCTCCTCATGGTCTTAATATATTGCCACAGGAACCCCCTGGGGACTTCCATCAAGTGTCATAGACACATATAACCTAATCAACTATCTATCCATATATTATgaaatgggccagccttggtgccttggacccatTGCTatggtgaaaagactcacctcccAAAAATGTTGAACTAATAAGATAAGATCAGATAAGTCCCAATGTATAGCTCCAACTCATCTGCCTACAATCATCATATGACCAGTTTTTACAGAACTCCAGAATACCAAAAATATTGTCAAAGTCACACTTGGTCAACCCTAGGCAAAGtccaagtcaacagtcaaggtcaactgtccatgtggaacccaactcgtcgagtgcatccaacaactcggtgagttgcttTAGAGTCTAGAAAATTAAGACAAGCCCTAACCAACTCGCTAAGATGGTCCTTCAGCTCGTTGAGTTCAGTTGATATCCAGTAGACGGGAAAactcgatccgactcgtcgagttgccagaGCAAGTCGTCGAGTTTTCCCCTAATTGCAGATTATGATGCTACGTCGATTACATGGACTCTAGGGCTTAGATCTAAGGTCTAAAGGTGTCTAgaaggataaattttccaactttacccccaaAACCACTCTGAATGCTCTAAAATCCTTAACAAAGGTTGGAAAGCTCAAAATCTTATCCATAAGGTTCAAGACTCTAGGGATCTAGAATCCCTCCTTTCCAGATGTGTTTCTAATCCTCAAAATGTTCGAAAGATGGAGGCATTATGGACATGCACATCCAATGCGTTTCTTGAAGTCAAAATGGCCAAAAGGGGGAAAATATACCCTAAAGTCCACGCATGGTATCCATACTTGACCAAAAACTAGATCTAGCCTACTATGGGGTCATTTTGCCCtggagatccataaagttgcaaactttatgaacccCATGCATAAAATCAACAAGAATGCTAGGAAAttaagagtaaactcaagatctagccatACCCAAAGATAGAAATCGAATCTTGGATGCTTACAATAGTCCACGAGATGATCAAGCTCAAGAGTGAGGGCTGGATTTGCTTGATTTTCTCCTTATTCTCAATATTTTCTTCTTCTTAAGCTACAAAAGCCACTCTAGCTCACAATATGGGAGAAAATGGAGATTTGGGTTTAGCACAGACGTTCTTAGGGTTTGGAGGCTAATGGAAGGTCTTCCTCAAGGTTTTAAGGAGATTATCTAaattgcaaaccctaaatattagggatTCTGTTTATAGAGCCTACTCCTTTATTCGGGGCCTTTCGAATCATCGAGTAGGTTCTAAGACCCACATCCTAAAAaatgatctctactcgacgagttggagctgctCGACTCGTCAAATTCCAACCTAAACCCTAGAATTCTA includes:
- the LOC111908746 gene encoding uncharacterized protein LOC111908746, coding for MRQQRSVELLKDYKCEIRYHLCKDNVVAKSLSRKEYLGHRVKSLTMTIHSHLSTLNKEAHLEALKPENVSGEALWGMDKNLAVKGDKARYFMDRIWTPRFSGYRDVVMNEAHKTKYFVHPGSEKMYLHLKNLFWWPNVKS